The following DNA comes from Athene noctua chromosome 1, bAthNoc1.hap1.1, whole genome shotgun sequence.
GTATCCCTAGCTCCCTCAAGGTCAGCGCTTCAACAGCACACAAGATACTCCTTGCCCACACAGCTCCAAATCTCAACACTTAGGTCATCAAAACGTTCAGTCTTTGAAGCAAACATTATATGCACATATACAACAAACATTATAGTGCTtgtggagaaaacaaaaaacaaatcaaaaacccaccccaaaaagAACACAAACCCCAAACATAAGAAAACAATAATCACAGTAGTGCAGAACTCAGCACAGCCAGCGGAGTCCTCTGGTACATGCAATTTTTACATCTGAGGGGATAAGCCAGCAGGGAACAGCatagatttggaaaaaaaaaatttaaaagtgaagtTTCTTTTGCTTATTATAATTTTCTCACAATTAGCTTTTGAGGAAAGGAATAGGCAGGGTAGCCAATGGCATACAGCAGAGGTGTTTAAAGCCGTAACTGCCCAGGTCAATCCATCCAGACACCTGCATTTCCTACAAGAGGTAGGAAGCTGTTGGTCAGACACTGCATGAAGCACTTCACAGGCCTGCTCAGGCATCAAGAGCCAAATGTTTCCATCACACCACCTCAGCAGAAATAGCAGGTGGAAAGAGAGGCCTTGCAGAATAGGTGCTGGACACAGAGAAGCGGACATTACACGATGCGTGTGGACACGCCACCACAGTTCATACTCTTAGGCTAGGGAAGGAAACTCAGCAGTTAGCACCCAAATCCCTCACACCCCACCACAGAAGAGCAAGAGGGTGAGGCGTGCTGTCTTCAGcacacagagacagaaacacTGGGGGAGTGTTATTAATGTAGGTAGTcattttccttcttgcttttctttagtCCTCCAGTTCCATCAATAAAAGTTATCACAGCAATAAATGCTTGCGGCAAGTTTGTCAGAGAATGTCCGATGGATGTTTTTCAAGTCTTTACAAGCTCCCAGGACCAAAGCAGGACATGCTAGAAAATTTTCTTGGGACTGTGCCCATGCAGCGCCCTTGTGTCTCCCACTGATAGTGACTAAACAGtattctgctgctgttactgctgaTACACAGTGGTAGAAGTTTATCATACATTCAGCAATTTCCTTTTGCGGGAAAGATGAGAGGGAATGCAATACTATTTTAGCTCCATATCAGTAAGAAACTACTATACTGTGATGAACTGTTCCTCTTAGGAAGTAACTTGGGACTAAGTGATCACATTTGATTCAGTTACAGTTAAAAACCTAACCACACACCACCACCCAAAGAACCCTAACTTTAAAACCTGTGAAATTATAAGAATCTGAATTTGGAAGGGCAATACATCAGTGACAAACATGGAGAAGGCTCAGAAATAAGGGTACAGAAACTACCTAGAATTCACATATTAAACAAAACAGGTGAGTTTATAGGAAAGGGCTCCAGTACATCAGATATTCAGCTGTCCAAAGAGAGTATATTacctggcattaaaaaaaaaaaggggagggggaaagaaaatcaagtgATCAGAAAGAGCACTGTCACACCTGTAGGACTGATGacaaaggcaaaaagagaagtAAGTCTCTGTCAGCTGCCAGGCACGGAGTGTGGAAAGAGAAACAACAAATTAATACTTGATACCACCACCATTATAATTTCAGAAAATTGTATCAAAGCACATAGATGTATGTTGGTATGCAAATCTACTATATTGCAAACCTACCTCCTTTCATTACAGGCTCAGAAATCCTCTGAACCAGGCCATCTCTTTCCAGCATCCAAGATGGAAGCACTCTCTTTCTTTGAACAGATTTTGACTGTTCACTTTCATTATCATCAGAAAGAGGAACCTGAAACAATATTTACTGTTTAGTACCTTTTCTCAGTTACAAAATAGGGGGAAAAATCTAGATCACAAGTTTGTACACAGTTATGTTCTTCAAATGCAGGCAGGATAACTACCTACTTTTTGGATGGTGCCatttgactaattttttttttttttttttacagttcctattcagaaaaaataacatcTATACAAATCTtcatgcagcagaaaaaaaaaaccaaccctcctTTAGACCTTTGGAATAAATATCTAGAAGGTTACAAACTGAAAGTTTCACAAAAGAGTTCTACCAGCCACTTGCTGTAGAGTTTCCACAGAGGTAAGACAAAGAGCAGGTTTAAGAAACAAATGCCtatttgtcaaaaaaaccccagagaagtTTTGCTAGCATTCTTTCAATTCCTTTCTCCAGAAAGGAATCACACTCTAAATCTTACCtgtaaaaacaatttaaatacaCCAAAGTCGCATTCAGTACATGCTTATTTACTGAATACTATCATTTGAATCTCTACTTACTAAAAAGTAAGTATCCATCCCAGGAACCTCAGCTACAGCAAAGGCTGACATTTCATTTGTTGTATGTAGTTACCTGCTGTACAATGATGTTGACCAGTGTGTCCCTTTTAGCATCATGTTGCAGGATACACAACAGAAgatctaagaaaaaaacccctggcTCCATACACTACTTAGCAGACTGCCTGAAAGCCATTTGACTtggcaacatttaaaaaaagcaaaacattcttgctttgaaaaatgttttgctggGCAGCATGCTGACTGCCAGGGGAAAACTGGAGGGTtgtttgtctgtgtgtttgtacggAACTTGATAACACAACTCCATGATAGCTGTACGATTCAAATGAAATAGGCTGCTAGTACACAGGTATTACAGGTATTACTTAGAGCCAGCACAAGGCATCTACAGTCCAACTACAGGCTCTCCAGATATAAATTTCAGAGGCTTTTAGACTGCTTGAAAGAACAGTCATTCATCCCCCTAGGCCTTCACAGGGATTTATGGGGCAGTTACTGATAGAGACCAGAACTGGACTTTGCTGTGTAGTACTGAACTCAGCTACTATACTATTAGTTCAAAATTCCTGTAGCAATTGTTGTATACTCAAGAGAAAAAGTTACTGCATTAAAATTATCATAAATACACAATAGAAATATGTTTATATAGTTGCATGGCACACAACCCGAATCAATAAAACAACAGATATTTTGAGTACACAACTTTGTCAATTTACttcccaggaagaaaaaagtgtttagaaAACACACCACCTTTTTAATTTTCAACACATGCTTGCTTACCagtattaaatttaattaaaaattaagcacCCACCAAGTGTCTGGAAGTAGTGtcactttttctcatttttgcgATTTCCTGTATCTCAGTTAGAACATGCTGGTCCTACTAACAACGGGCTATCAAACATCTCAACAGGATGAACAGTTGGTCCTTCTTCTGCATCAGcctcctgatttttttctgagaaagcacATTAATTTTTAGCTAGTCAAACTCATCATGAACATAAAAATGCACTTTTCACTTAAACACAGAAGCTGCTATGAACCAATCATTAACACACTTCTACACTGAATGTAACATACTATTTTATCAACTTATAGAGGAAATAAACATGCCTTCCTTTCCATCTgccactgaaattattttgaaccAAAGATTTTCCAATTGCTGCTGACCCCTACTgaactggttttggtttttaagtaCGTAACTTACACTAATCACTGCCATGACAAAACTCTGAGAAAGCTGAAATTACAGTTTAGGATGCGCTTTACTGTGAATCTGGGCAATttctcaaaattttattttatattacaaGTCACGTAACATTAAGATAGTTTTCAGGATCAGACACCCAATGAGTCCAGCACTTTTTGACAAGTTCTAACTAAAGGCTGCAAGTCTGCAGCTCTGAGGTGACAGCACGTACTCAGGTGCTGGTTTTAAAGGCCTCAGTTCAGAGCCACCATGTCCAAAATGCTTTGCAGTCATGAAAGTGCACCCAAACTGCAACTGTTTTATCTTCAACACTTTGCCTTTCCactagtcacagaatcatctaaactggaaaagaccttgaagatcatccagtccaaccattaacctcacactgacagttcccaactgcaacAGATCCctgtgctgggtcaacccgactcttcaacccctccaggggtggggactccaccactgccctgggcagcccattccaacgcccacaaccccttctggaaagaaatgcttcctaatagccagtctaaaccttccctggcgcaacttgaggccattacctcttatcctatcgcttactatttggttaaagagactcatccccagctctctgcaccctcctttcagggagctgtagagggtgatgaggtctcccctcagcctcctcttctccagactaaaacccccagttccctcagccactccccatcagacctgtgctccagaccctacacctgctttgttgcccttctctggatcattcaatgtcctttttgtagtgaggggcccgaaactgaacacagtcaccgaggtgcggcctcaccagtgccgagtactgGGGTATGATCCCTTCCCTGTCAATTCACCAGCACAAAGAACTCggggaaaaaaagtctaattACTGCTGTATTCACTGCCCGGCACCACTCGGGAGTCACTGTCGCCCCTTCTGCAGCTTTCTGCACTAGAGGGAAGGTACAGGCTGACCAGCTGAACCATTCACCACCTCCTAAGGACAAACAAGAGGCCAcgctctgcacacacacacccacatTCCGCACGCCTTTTCCGAACAGGCGCCTCCACGTTCGGTTTTGCACGGGCTCCCCCGGTCCTTTTTCCCCCCGACGATAGCGCCGGGGATGCAAGAAGCCCGGCCCCGGGGCTTCAGCGTGTACCCCCCTAAACACAGCGGATCAACACACGAACCCACCCTGCCCTCGGAGGGCGGGGTGCCCGcaggggccggcggcggggagcggcctcCAGCAGCGCTGGGAGCCGCGCGCGAGCCCTTCCCCTCACGGGAGgcctgggggggttgggggggccgccaggccgcggccgggcccctCGGCGCGGGGAGGTACCGGTAACTCGGCGCCCTCAGCGCTGCTTCTTACGGGCGGGACCGGTCTCACCTCAGACGGtacggccgccgccgccaccaccggggaggggggcgggaaCGGGGGCAGGAACGGGACTCGACTGAGAGCCGCCGGCGCGCGGACGCTGCCTGATGACGTACGACGGCGCACGCCCCCGCCCacagcgcggcggggccgccccgcctcTACCGGGCCCGAAAAGCGGAAAGAATCGCCTTAAAAAAAACCCGACATACACCCCAGACACACCCCCACCCGCGCCGTGACGCAGCGGCCCAAAGGCAGGGACATGGcggccccgggtgctgctgctgctgccgccgcccgcggccgcccggaGACGCAGCGGCCGCGGTGATGGGGAgcgcccgcccctccccggggatggcgggggggcgaggaggaggcggcggcggcggggtcccgGCCGATTTCGTGGCTGTCCTCCCGCCGGAGGTCAGCTCTCGGATTTTCAGCGACCTGGACGTTGAGAGCTTGTGTCAGGCGGCCGTGACGTGCAAGGGCTGGCACCGCGTCATCGAGAGCAACGAGCGCTTATGGAGGCACCACTGCTTGAGCGTGAGGGCTGTCTGCCAGCGGGAGATCGACTGCGATCGAGGACACGGATATTCCTGGAAGGTAAATTTAACGGCAGTGACGTGATGGCGGCCAGGCTCCAGGGACTGGTACTAGAAATAAGTAAAGACATTCTATCACCTACAGGTGAAGACATTCCATGGGACACCTCAGCTGTCACAGTGTtggccaaaaagcagatttctcGCCCGGTGTGCAATAGGTCAATaatcacacactcaggagagacCTTGGatatttattttagggttgcgCACACCAAGTTGCTCGgtggtttcccacaaatcaagcacaccagtGGGACTTTTTGTACTATATACCCAAAACTTGCAGTTAGTGGTTTTCCAAGTCCATCCTCCTACA
Coding sequences within:
- the FBXO48 gene encoding F-box only protein 48 translates to MGSARPSPGMAGGRGGGGGGGVPADFVAVLPPEVSSRIFSDLDVESLCQAAVTCKGWHRVIESNERLWRHHCLSVRAVCQREIDCDRGHGYSWKITLLRNYWKSKVKQEWLSGKYSNILSQNSLPEKSMYPMDVDTWGEILEAELER